The nucleotide sequence AGCAGTCAGTATAAATTGGGGAGTGCCGGGCATGGATACCAGAGAAAGAATTTTAAAAGCTGCAAGAGAGCTCTTTGCTGAAAAAGGCTACGATAAAACTACTGTCGATGAAATCGTTGAGCGAGCAGGAGTTGCTAAAGGTACTTTTTACAACTACTTCAGGAGCAAAGAGGAGCTTATAAAAATTGTTGCTCTTCAGTCTTTACCTTATTCTGCAATAAGAGAAGAGCTTGAGAAGGAACACGAGAGCTTTACAGAATTTCTATACAGTATTGCAAATGCATATATTGTATATTACCGTGATCCAGTCTTACGCTCCCTGTTCTTCTACACATTAGCCGTGAAGAACAAGATAAAGGAAGTTGAGGAAATTCATAGGACATTCTGTACGGAGGCTATTTCCAAGGGTGCTAAAAAGATCTCACAACTTGCAAATGTAGATGAAAAAACCGCTATGGTTGTTTTTAAGGCGTTCTATGGTGCTCTACTTTCAAGATTGATCTTTGTAGAGTATTTGTGTATTCCAGATGTTGATTATGTATCGGAAATTATTAGATTGATAGAGAGAAGTTTGAAAAACTAACAACATTAATTTTGCATAATCTCATTTTTTCTGAGCATATTCGTACATTTGAACATGGTTGCTAAAAGCTAGTAAACAGAATTACTAATAGATTTTTATAATGTTAATCAGTTTGTTTTAAGCAAACAATGCTCTTTTTTATACATCCCAATGTTGTGCTCCAAAGTGCAACTTCATGTACACGGAATGTTACTCATTTTAGCATTTTTATATTAGTTTGAATAGTATAATTTAAATTAAATTGCAAAATTTATAACTTATTGTCAGTAATTGACCATATGGTCATAAATTTACATCAAAAAATCAATTATGTGTATAACACAATATAAACTGACTAGTCAGTCACAGCTAGTTGGGTGGTGGGTATGGCAGAGAAGCTTGTGCCAGTAGTATGTCCATGGTGTTCTGTTGGTTGTAGGTTCTATATAGTAAGCGTCAATGGGTATCCTAAGAAAATTGAGTTCGACTACGAGCACGACACTAGGAACCACGGGAAGCTCTGTCCTAAAGGTGTTTCCTCATTCCAGTACCTCAGACATCCAGACAGGCTTAAGAAGCCCCTCAAGAGGGTTGGCGAAAGAGGTGAAGGCAAGTTCGTAGAGATAAGCTGGGAAGAGGCAATTAGGGAAATTGCGGAGAAGCTTAAAGAAATAAGGGAGAAATACGGTCCTGAGGCTCTTGCT is from Thermococcus paralvinellae and encodes:
- a CDS encoding TetR/AcrR family transcriptional regulator, which translates into the protein MDTRERILKAARELFAEKGYDKTTVDEIVERAGVAKGTFYNYFRSKEELIKIVALQSLPYSAIREELEKEHESFTEFLYSIANAYIVYYRDPVLRSLFFYTLAVKNKIKEVEEIHRTFCTEAISKGAKKISQLANVDEKTAMVVFKAFYGALLSRLIFVEYLCIPDVDYVSEIIRLIERSLKN